A genomic segment from Nicotiana tabacum cultivar K326 chromosome 7, ASM71507v2, whole genome shotgun sequence encodes:
- the LOC107820936 gene encoding serine/threonine-protein phosphatase 7 long form homolog has protein sequence MGGRASGEDSRARRVHDVWDFMRGRDFHPRVVQLLRDRGFYRIFQIGRLQLDWSLITALIERWRPETHTFHLPISEATITLQDVQVLYGLPADGLAVALPQYMRSMTRAQYLDLLQQFTGFRPQGEAAASGGGRISVTAIR, from the coding sequence ATGGGAGGGAGAGCTAGTGGAGAAGACTCTCGCGCCAGGAGAGTGCACGATGTGTGGGACTTTATGAGGGGCAGAGATTTCCATCCCCGTGTAGTCCAGCTCCTGCGTGATAGGGGCTTTTATAGGATTTTTCAGATTGGGCGGCTGCAACTCGACTGGTCTTTGATAACAGccttgatagagcggtggcgaccggagacgcacactttccaccTGCCCATTAGCGAAGCCACCATCACGCTTCAGGATGTTCAGGTTTTATATGGGCTGCCTGCTGATGGACTGGCCGTTGCACTGCCTCAGTATATGAGATCTATGACGCGTGCCCAGTATTTGGACTTGCTGCAGCAGTTCACTGGTTTCAGGCCACAGGGTGAGGCTGCAGCTTCAGGGGGCGGTCGCATTTCTGTGACAGCTATTAGATAG